Proteins from one Primulina huaijiensis isolate GDHJ02 chromosome 18, ASM1229523v2, whole genome shotgun sequence genomic window:
- the LOC140963820 gene encoding protein COBRA-like, translating into MEVRCFRSILEFKISTVLLFLLLSCFSFTPAEAYDALDPNGNITIKWDITTWNPDGYIAVVTMFNFQQYRHIQAPGWTLGWTWAKKEVIWAMMGGQTTEQGDCSRFKGSIPHCCKKDPTVVDLLPGTPYNQQIANCCKGGVITSWVQDPVNSAGSFQLSVGAAGTTNKTVRVPKNFTLKAPGPGYTCGPAKIVKPTKYITSDGRRVTQAMMTWNVTCTYSQFLAQKTPTCCVSLSSFYNNTIVPCPTCTCGCPSNLTQPGTCVDPDSPHLASVVSDRAKSNSLSPLVQCTNHMCPIRIHWHVKLNYKEYWRVKVTITNFNYRMNYTQWNLVVQHPNFDNLTQIFSFNYKPLTPYQSINDTAMLWGIKFYNDLLMQAGHAGNVQSELLFQKDKSTFSFEKGWAFPRRIYFNGDNCVMPPPDKYPYLPNAGFSKNISLFMLIIAVTCSLMKTVDFSFL; encoded by the exons ATGGAAGTACGATGCTTTAGATCTATCCTTGAGTTCAAGATATCCACCGTGTTGTTGTTCCTCTTGCTTTCTTGTTTCAGCTTTACTCCTGCAG AAGCCTATGATGCGCTTGATCCTAATGGAAATATCACAATTAAGTGGGACATTACCACTTGGAACCCTGATGGCTATATT GCTGTTGTTACAATGTTCAACTTCCAACAATATCGTCACATTCAAGCACCGGGTTGGACTTTAGGATGGACTTGGGCTAAAAAGGAGGTGATATGGGCTATGATGGGTGGTCAAACTACCGAGCAAGGAGATTGTTCGAGGTTTAAAGGGAGTATTCCACATTGCTGTAAGAAAGATCCGACGGTTGTGGACTTGTTACCCGGAACTCCTTACAATCAACAGATTGCTAATTGTTGTAAAGGAGGGGTGATTACTTCGTGGGTGCAAGATCCCGTGAATTCTGCAGGCTCCTTCCAACTTAGTGTTGGGGCAGCTGGAACCACAAATAAAACTGTTCGGGTGCCTAAGAATTTCACTTTGAAAGCCCCCGGTCCCGGCTATACGTGTGGACCTGCAAAAATTGTGAAACCTACTAAATATATTACTTCTGATGGAAGGAGAGTGACACAGGCGATGA TGACATGGAACGTTACATGCACATATTCACAATTTCTGGCCCAAAAAACGCCCACTTGCTGCGTTTCACTGTCATCCTTTTACAACAACACTATTGTTCCTTGTCCAACATGTACTTGTGGATGCCCAAGTAACCTTACACAACCGGGAACCTGTGTCGA TCCAGATTCACCGCACCTTGCTTCGGTGGTTTCAGATCGTGCAAAGAGCAATAGCCTGTCTCCACTAGTCCAGTGCACAAATCATATGTGCCCCATTCGTATCCACTGGCATGTCAAACTAAATTACAAGGAGTATTGGCGGGTCAAAGTCACCATAACAAACTTCAACTACAGGATGAATTATACGCAGTGGAACTTAGTCGTTCAGCACCCGAACTTTGACAATCTAACACAGATTTTCAGCTTCAACTACAAACCACTAACTCCATACCAGAGCATAA ATGATACTGCAATGTTATGGggcattaaattttataatgatTTACTGATGCAAGCTGGCCATGCGGGAAATGTGCAGTCTGAGCTTTTGTTCCAGAAGGACAAGTCCACATTCAGTTTCGAAAAGGGTTGGGCGTTTCCTCGAAGAATCTATTTCAATGGTGATAACTGTGTTATGCCTCCTCCGGATAAATACCCGTATCTACCAAATGCGGGTTTTAGCAAAAACATCTCGTTGTTTATGCTGATTATCGCAGTTACATGTTCACTGATGAAGACAGTCGACTTTTCATTTTTGTGA
- the LOC140964236 gene encoding putative receptor-like protein kinase At5g39000 — protein sequence MDCCRPAYPISLLLFMCFIALTDCIDAPADYITGDVSINCGSNAVSAAHTGRKWIGDKHPKLSSSLQLKGTSTISSGGDSISDYSIPYKTARVSRSAFSYTFLLNPGQKFIRLHFNPTAYKGFERRKDLFNVVAGPFTFLGNFSASLTSDALSLSYFVKEYYLNVEENQPLNIVFSPVTSQSRHAYAFINGIEIITVTPGHSYFHGEGSIGARVIGHESHLFCIDNGTALEMVHREKVRWDPVSSGDDFSDIFGAGDTVPKEKASAATWKIPVDVGFRYLVRLQFSNQGLTIIGNGEMIFKILVNDIVACTNVDLFQERENVVSLKHNYRDFILIVRGQKEESKRDLSLQTRDEFIDGHGPFTGFEIFKLSNLDNSLASLNPLPSTWDSRSWTIQSLLLILSHRNVIATAAIAIISIVNAIIHKLGGVFLLTDTEEENKPSARAERFCCCFSLAEIQLGTRNFSDVLVIGKGGFGRVYKCLIDNGSVTVAVKRLKSNSTQGAREFLTEIETLSELRHVNLVPLIGYCNEHGEMILVYDYMQNGTLADHLYKLERNGESCPPLTWKQRLNICIGAGRGLDYLHTGHGIIHRDVKVSNILLDENFVAKVSDFGLVKHENKSKVQSHVSTRVKGTFGYFDPNYFRTGKLTRKSDIYAFGVVLLEVLCGRPALDKSVPKEEQILTKWAQDKISKGEVDLIVASSLGKILPDSLRTFIKVVERCLDDNPRKRPTMAQVVAQLESALEQQKTTRCSLSNEVASVSPCNDEANVLVGNEQTITHHPKEQTSHDDEANVLVGGQPTSSSPNEQTPTPHPREQTSRNDEVNEQLASSSPSEQTLEPPLREKTRLNLNNDHALSEENWRKVTANKRSWWSWDALWSKFKPSKKTESPIPGSERGEPRASDARSSGSPENVLAIEVPSLSLDKLRKLTGNFGSDALIGEGYYGRVFYAELSSGQPAAIKKLDADSSPEPDSDFMPQLSLVSRLKHEHFVRLLGYCVEANYRILAYEYATNGTLHDVLHGRKGVRGAKPGPVLTWNQRVKIAFGVAKGLEFLHEKCQPSVVHRDVRSSNVLLFDDDLAKLADITLSERSSDITVHQYSNRVLGIFGYHAPEYAMAGQITRKSDVYSFGVVLLELLTGRKPVDHTQPRGQQNLVTWATPRLGEDKVKQCVDPKLYGAYPPKAAAKMAAVAALCLQFEEEFRPDMLLVVKALQPLLRSLPASSKSHA from the exons ATGGATTGCTGCCGACCAGCTTATCCAATTTCTCTGCTGCTGTTCATGTGCTTCATTGCTTTAACAGATTGTATTGATGCTCCCGCAGATTACATCACCGGCGATGTTTCGATCAACTGTGGCTCAAATGCCGTTTCTGCAGCTCATACCGGCAGGAAATGGATCGGAGATAAGCACCCAAAGCTCAGCTCCTCGCTGCAGTTAAAGGGCACATCAACAATTTCCAGTGGTGGTGACTCCATTTCTGATTACAGCATTCCCTATAAAACCGCCAGAGTTTCTCGTTCAGCTTTCTCCTACACTTTTCTACTCAACCCAGGTCAGAAATTTATCCGCCTTCATTTTAATCCCACTGCGTATAAAGGGTTCGAAAGACGGAAGGACTTGTTCAATGTTGTGGCCGGACCTTTCACCTTTCTTGGTAACTTTAGTGCTTCGCTGACCAGTGATGCTCTTAGTTTGAGTTATTTTGTGAAGGAATATTATTTAAATGTAGAAGAAAATCAACCGCTAAACATTGTTTTCTCCCCGGTCACGAGTCAATCACGACATGCTTATGCATTCATTAATGGGATTGAGATAATCACGGTGACTCCGGGTCATTCTTACTTTCATGGTGAGGGTAGCATCGGAGCACGAGTGATCGGGCATGAGTCTCACTTGTTCTGTATCGATAATGGCACTGCACTAGAAATGGTTCACCGAGAAAAGGTCAGATGGGATCCTGTCTCATCGGGAGATGATTTCAGCGATATATTTGGGGCGGGGGATACTGTTCCAAAAGAAAAGGCTAGTGCTGCGACCTGGAAAATACCGGTAGATGTGGGATTCAGGTATTTGGTCAGGCTTCAGTTCTCTAACCAAGGACTCACGATAATAGGAAATGgtgaaatgatttttaaaatcctCGTTAATGATATAGTTGCTTGCACGAATGTTGACCTGTTCCAAGAAAGAGAGAACGTTGTCTCACTCAAGCACAACTATAGGGACTTTATACTTATAGTGAGAGgacaaaaagaagaaagtaaacgTGATCTCTCCCTTCAAACACGTGATGAATTCATTGATGGGCATGGACCATTTACAGGATTTGAAATATTCAAACTCAGCAATCTTGACAATAGTCTTGCCAGCTTGAATCCGTTACCTTCTACATGGGACTCAAGGTCCTGGACTATCCAATCCTTACTCTTAATTCTCTCTCATAGAAATGTTATTGCAACTGCTGCTATAGCTATAATTTCTATAGTAAACGCCATTATCCATAAATTGGGAGGAGTTTTCCTATTAACCGATACAGAGGAGGAAAACAAGCCATCGGCCAGGGCCGAACgattttgttgttgtttttcgTTAGCCGAGATACAGTTGGGCACTCGAAATTTCAGCGATGTTCTTGTAATTGGAAAGGGTGGATTCGGTAGAGTCTACAAATGCCTAATTGATAACGGGAGTGTGACTGTAGCCGTAAAGCGATTGAAATCAAACTCCACGCAAGGGGCACGTGAGTTTTTGACAGAGATTGAAACACTTTCTGAGCTCCGACATGTTAATCTCGTCCCTCTGATTGGCTATTGCAATGAGCACGGGGAAATGATTCTTGTTTATGACTACATGCAGAATGGAACTTTGGCTGACCACCTCTACAAGCTTGAAAGAAATGGCGAAAGCTGTCCTCCTCTCACGTGGAAGCAACGTCTTAACATCTGCATCGGAGCTGGTAGAGGGCTAGATTATCTTCACACAGGACATGGAATCATACATCGTGATGTCAAGGTTTCAAACATATTGCTGGATGAAAATTTCGTGGCTAAGGTTTCAGATTTTGGCTTGGTCAAACATGAAAACAAAAGCAAGGTACAGAGCCATGTTAGCACAAGAGTTAAGGGCACGTTTGGGTATTTTGACCCAAATTATTTCAGGACAGGTAAACTGACAAGGAAAAGTGACATATATGCCTTTGGTGTGGTTTTGTTGGAAGTATTGTGCGGGAGACCGGCATTAGATAAAAGTGTTCCAAAGGAGGAACAGATTCTAACAAAGTGGGCTCAAGATAAAATTAGTAAAGGGGAAGTTGATCTGATTGTAGCTTCAAGTTTGGGGAAGATTTTACCGGATAGCCTGAGAACATTTATAAAGGTTGTTGAGAGATGCTTGGATGATAACCCAAGGAAGCGACCGACAATGGCTCAAGTTGTGGCGCAACTTGAGTCTGCACTTGAGCAGCAGAAGACCACGAGATGTTCATTGTCAAATGAGGTGGCAAGTGTTTCTCCCTGCAATGATGAAGCCAACGTATTAGTTGGTAATGAGCAGACTATTACCCATCATCCAAAGGAACAAACTAGCCATGATGATGAAGCCAACGTATTAGTTGGTGGGCAACCGACATCGTCCTCCCCTAATGAGCAAACTCCTACCCCTCATCCAAGAGAACAGACGAGCCGCAATGATGAAGTCAATGAGCAACTAGCATCGTCCTCCCCAAGTGAGCAAACTTTAGAACCTCCTCTTAGAGAAAAAACAAGGCTCAACCTGAATAACGACCATGCTCTATCTGAAGAAAATTGGAGGAAAGTCACAGCAAATAAGCGATCTTGGTGGTCTTGGGATGCATTGTGGAGCAAATTTAAGCCCTCGAAGAAAACTGAATCGCCAATACCAG GCAGTGAAAGAGGAGAGCCGAGGGCGTCAGACGCAAGAAGTAGTGGATCTCCTGAGAACGTTTTAGCTATTGAAGTACCGTCATTGTCATTGGATAAGCTACGTAAACTGACTGGTAATTTTGGATCGGATGCTCTTATTGGAGAGGGTTATTACGGCAGGGTGTTCTATGCCGAGCTGAGCAGTGGACAACCTGCAGCAATTAAAAAGCTGGATGCCGATTCTTCCCCAGAACCAGACTCTGACTTCATGCCCCAG TTATCGTTGGTTTCAAGACTCAAACACGAGCATTTTGTGAGATTGCTTGGATATTGCGTGGAGGCAAATTACCGTATCTTGGCTTACGAGTATGCTACAAATGGTACTTTACATGATGTTTTACATG GCAGGAAAGGGGTGCGTGGGGCAAAACCTGGTCCAGTTCTTACCTGGAATCAAAGAGTAAAGATTGCTTTTGGTGTAGCGAAAGGCCTTGAATTTTTGCATGAGAAATGTCAGCCTTCAGTTGTCCACCGTGATGTCCGATCCAGCAATGTGCTGCTGTTTGATGATGATTTAGCCAAACTTGCTGATATTACCTTGTCAGAGCGATCATCTGATATAACCGTTCACCAGTACTCAAATAGAGTCTTGGGCATATTTGGCTACCATGCTCCAGA GTATGCGATGGCAGGGCAAATTACTCGGAAAAGTGATGTGTACAGTTTTGGAGTGGTTCTTTTAGAACTTCTGACGGGAAGAAAGCCAGTGGATCACACCCAGCCCAGAGGGCAACAGAATCTGGTTACGTGG GCAACTCCAAGATTGGGTGAAGATAAAGTGAAGCAATGTGTAGATCCCAAACTATATGGTGCTTATCCTCCGAAGGCTGCTGCAAag ATGGCAGCAGTTGCAGCACTTTGCTTGCAATTTGAGGAAGAATTCCGGCCAGATATGCTCCTTGTGGTGAAGGCTTTGCAACCACTTCTCAGATCTTTACCCGCTAGCTCTAAATCtcatgcataa
- the LOC140964821 gene encoding uncharacterized protein: protein MDTVGTRTRSFGQTEINWDELDKTKLYVVGAGIFTGLTVGLYPISVVKTRLQVSSRDAVERNAFSVIKGLLKTDGIPGLYKGFGTVITGAVPARIIFLTALETTKLSAFEMVEPFKLSEPVQAAIANGIAGMMASLCSQAVFVPIDVVSQRLMVQGCSGHATYKGGLDVTRQVIKTDGIRGLYRGFGLSVMTYSPSSAVWWASYGTSQRIFWRLLGHGDEPAGVAPSEGKIAMVQAAGGIFAGATASCITTPLDTIKTRLQVMGHEKKPTVRQVVKNLIADGGVTGFYRGLGPRFFSMSAWGTSMILAYEYLKRVCAIDGSNHQQ, encoded by the exons ATGGATACCGTGGGAACTCGAACGCGATCATTCGGTCAAACCGAGATTAATTGGGACGA GCTTGACAAAACTAAGTTGTACGTTGTTGGAGCTGGGATTTTTACCGGACTTACTGTGGGACTTTATCCAATTTCAGTTGTGAAGACCAGACTGCAAGTTTCATCACGTGATGCCGTAGAAAGAAATGCATTTTCTGTAATCAAAGGCTTATTAAAGACTGATGGAATACCTGGATTGTATAAAGGTTTTGGCACTGTCATCACTGGTGCAGTTCCTGCCAGAATTATATTTCTCACCGCACTAGAGACAACAAAATTGTCTGCTTTCGAGATGGTTGAACCGTTCAAATTATCAGAGCCTGTACAAGCAGCCATAGCAAATGGGATAGCTGGAATGATGGCATCTCTCTGTTCACAAGCTGTATTTGTTCCTATTGACGTG GTTAGTCAAAGGTTAATGGTGCAAGGATGTTCTGGCCATGCGACATATAAGGGAGGCCTGGATGTTACTCGTCAGGTTATTAAAACTGATGGTATTCGAGGCTTATATCGAGGATTTGGTCTATCTGTTATGACTTATTCGCCATCTAGCGCTGTCTGGTGGGCAAGTTATGGTACGAGCCAACGTATATTCTGGAG GCTTTTAGGCCATGGCGATGAGCCTGCTGGGGTTGCTCCAAGTGAAGGAAAAATAGCAATGGTTCAAGCTGCTGGAGGTATTTTTGCAGGTGCTACTGCATCATGCATCACAACCCCACTGGACACAATTAAAACTCGGTTACAG GTGATGGGGCATGAAAAAAAACCGACAGTACGACAAGTGGTAAAAAATTTGATTGCTGACGGTGGCGTGACCGGATTTTATAGAGGATTGGGCCCAAGATTTTTCAGCATGTCAGCTTGGGGGACTTCAATGATCCTGGCCTACGAATATCTAA AGCGCGTATGTGCAATAGATGGATCCAATCATCAACAATAA
- the LOC140964130 gene encoding agamous-like MADS-box protein FUL-L isoform X2, translating into MGRGRVQLKRIENKISRQVTFSKRRSGLLKKANEISVLCDAEVALIVFSSKGKLFEYSTDSSMERIIERYERRSYADNKILTENWSSEYPKLVARIEVLQRNMSNYMGESLDPLSFRKLRSLEQQLDNALKRVRTKKNQLMNESISQLQKKERSLQDQNNVLKKKLKEEEKHERAVEVEGEQDSSALALSSETLMPPRELHTILPSLTIRGEPRQSTEDANKIQTANSNTLIPPWLLRHVNQQ; encoded by the exons ATGGGAAGAGGTAGGGTTCAGTTGAAGAGAATCGAAAACAAGATTAGCAGGCAAGTCACCTTCTCTAAGAGGAGGTCTGGTTTGCTTAAAAAGGCTAATGAAATTTCTGTTCTTTGTGATGCTGAGGTTGCTTTGATTGTTTTCTCTTCCAAAGGGAAGCTGTTTGAGTACTCTACTGATTCCAG CATGGAAAGAATCATTGAACGATATGAGAGACGCTCGTACGCTGATAACAAAATTTTGACT GAAAATTGGAGTTCTGAGTATCCAAAACTTGTGGCTCGGATTGAAGTTCTGCAAAGGAACATGAG CAACTACATGGGTGAATCTTTAGACCCTCTTAGCTTTAGAAAGCTCCGGAGTTTGGAACAACAGCTTGACAATGCTCTCAAGCGTGTACGTACGAAGAAG AACCAGCTGATGAACGAGTCCATTTCTCAGCTTCAAAAGAAG GAGAGATCGCTGCAAGATCAAAACAACGTACTAAAAAAGAAg CTGAAAGAAGAGGAGAAACATGAAAGAGCAGTAGAGGTGGAAGGGGAACAAGATTCTTCTGCTCTTGCTCTATCTTCAGAAACCTTGATGCCTCCTCGTGAATTGCATACAATTTTGCCTTCTCTCACCATTAG agGCGAGCCGCGGCAGTCGACAGAAGATGCAAATAAAATTCAGACTGCAAATTCCAACACCCTTATTCCGCCGTGGCTCCTCCGCCACGTGAACCAACAATAA
- the LOC140964130 gene encoding agamous-like MADS-box protein FUL-L isoform X1 has product MGRGRVQLKRIENKISRQVTFSKRRSGLLKKANEISVLCDAEVALIVFSSKGKLFEYSTDSSMERIIERYERRSYADNKILTVSLPEENWSSEYPKLVARIEVLQRNMSNYMGESLDPLSFRKLRSLEQQLDNALKRVRTKKNQLMNESISQLQKKERSLQDQNNVLKKKLKEEEKHERAVEVEGEQDSSALALSSETLMPPRELHTILPSLTIRGEPRQSTEDANKIQTANSNTLIPPWLLRHVNQQ; this is encoded by the exons ATGGGAAGAGGTAGGGTTCAGTTGAAGAGAATCGAAAACAAGATTAGCAGGCAAGTCACCTTCTCTAAGAGGAGGTCTGGTTTGCTTAAAAAGGCTAATGAAATTTCTGTTCTTTGTGATGCTGAGGTTGCTTTGATTGTTTTCTCTTCCAAAGGGAAGCTGTTTGAGTACTCTACTGATTCCAG CATGGAAAGAATCATTGAACGATATGAGAGACGCTCGTACGCTGATAACAAAATTTTGACTGTGAGTCTACCCGAG GAAAATTGGAGTTCTGAGTATCCAAAACTTGTGGCTCGGATTGAAGTTCTGCAAAGGAACATGAG CAACTACATGGGTGAATCTTTAGACCCTCTTAGCTTTAGAAAGCTCCGGAGTTTGGAACAACAGCTTGACAATGCTCTCAAGCGTGTACGTACGAAGAAG AACCAGCTGATGAACGAGTCCATTTCTCAGCTTCAAAAGAAG GAGAGATCGCTGCAAGATCAAAACAACGTACTAAAAAAGAAg CTGAAAGAAGAGGAGAAACATGAAAGAGCAGTAGAGGTGGAAGGGGAACAAGATTCTTCTGCTCTTGCTCTATCTTCAGAAACCTTGATGCCTCCTCGTGAATTGCATACAATTTTGCCTTCTCTCACCATTAG agGCGAGCCGCGGCAGTCGACAGAAGATGCAAATAAAATTCAGACTGCAAATTCCAACACCCTTATTCCGCCGTGGCTCCTCCGCCACGTGAACCAACAATAA